The genomic interval AATTAGGAGGTTCTGTATGGAAATGGGAGTTGTCCATCTATCAGCGATTATCGTTGCAATTTTGTTCGCGTCCATAGCAATTTTTCAAGTATTACTTTCAGTTGGTTATCCATTAGGAGAGTATGTGATGGGTGGTTTTCATAAGGTTCTACCAAAAAAATTGCGGATTTTGAGTATTTTAAATGCTATCATTCTCTTATTTATGAGTTTGGTTTTTCTAATACATATCAATGTGTTAACCACCTTTCATTTTTTACCAACCAACATATTAGTCTGTGTTATTACCTTATACCTTGGTTTAAATACAGTAATTAATCTACTGTCTCAAAGTAAGAAAGAAAGGTTTATCATGACACCATTATCATTCATTGCTTTTCTCTTATGTTTAGTTGTCTCTTTATCTACTTTAAAACTTTGAAGCCTACTTATGAAGCTTGCACGTCTTTTTCCTTATTTCTCGAGGGTTTGAGAGAGGGGCCAAACTTATCGGTTGGGGTATAAGGCAAAGCACACCTGAGTTGAAAAATAGACGGAAGAATTTCGCTTATTTAGTAATTATTATTAAAAAAGGCTTAAATAGACGGAGAGATTCCGCCTATTGACTCGAGAAATGCGAAAAAGGGAGATTTTACTTTGCATAATCGGAAAAACTTCCCTTATTTACCCCCGAAACAAGCTCTATTCTGCATTTAACCGGAAAACTTCCGCTTATTTTCCTTTGCCGGTTACTCGATTCATGACAAAACATTTTACTAAAAAAGGAGTGAGTCCAAAAGATCCTCATTTAATGCATGACGGTGAACTATACCAAAAGTCATGGAGGCTTTATATAAATAAGGATTTTGGCATTCCAAATAAAGAAACTCGCCAATTCTGGCGAGTTCCCCATTTTATATACCAATTACGATGCCAAAGCCACTATCAAATCGGCACACATTTTAAGAAAAGCAGCTCAAAACGGAACCCTTTGAGCCCGAGCATTTTTTTCGATTATCGTGTTGGTACGATTATTTTGTACCAAATAATCTGTCACCAGCATCTCCAAGACCTGGTACGATATAACCTTTTTCATTTAATTTCTCATCAAGTGCTGCAATGTAGATATCCACATCTGGATGTGCCTCTTTTAATGCTTCTACACCTTCTGGAGCAGCAATTAGGCACATGAATTTAATGTTTTTTCCGCCTCTGTTTTTTAACGAGTGAATCGCTTCAATGGCAGAACCGCCTGTCGCAAGCATCGGATCTACTACGATAAAGTCTCTTTCCTCTACATCAGAAGGTAACTTTACATAGTATTCAACTGGTTTTAATGTCTTTGGATCACGATATAATCCAATATGTCCAACTTTAGCAGCAGGGATTAATTTTAATACCCCGTCAACCATCCCGATACCAGCACGCAAGATAGGAACAATCCCTAGTTTTTTACCAGAAAGTACTTTAGATTTCATTTTGCTAACTGGCGTTTCGATTTCAATTTCCTCTAATGGCATATCACGAGTAATTTCAAAGGCCATTAACGTTGCTACTTCATCTACTAGCTCTCTAAATTCCTTTGTACCTGTTTGGGTTTCTCTAATGTATGTAAGTTTATGCTGAATAAGTGGGTGATCAAATACATATACCTTTGCCACAACATTCACTCCGTTCCTTCATTATTAGTATAAATATCCTTATTTTTGACAGGATACTTCGTTAACACACTTCTATTCATTCTACAGAAAAAGTTTTGGCGAATCAACTGAAATCCTTTTCTAAATTCCAAAATTCTATGATAGTTTTTCCTAAAATCCAAGAAAAAAAACCGAGTTTAAGAAAAGAGGACAATCATTAGGTCGTATTCCCCCTTGATGATTGTCCTCTTCTAATTATAATTGTTTATACAATTCGAATTTACTAGTTAACGCCGTTACTCTTTGAGCTGCCTCCGCTAACTTTTCATTATCTTCATGATTTTTAAGTGTAAAACCGATAATAGAAGCAATTTCATCCATATCTTCTAAATCGAAGCCACGAGATGTTACTGCTGCTGTTCCAATGCGGATTCCACTTGTTACAAATGGACTTGCAGGATCATATGGAATCGTATTTTTATTAACAGTGATTCCCACTTCATCTAGTACATGCTCCGCTACTTTTCCAGATAGTCCTAAAGATTGTAGATCAACTAATAATAAATGATTATCCGTTCCATTCGATACTAAGTTTAATCCTTCTTTTTGCAGACCACTTGCTAATCTTTTTGCATTTGCAATGATATTTTCTGCATACTCTTTAAAATCAGCTTGAAGCGCTTCTCCAAAAGCAACTGCTTTCGCTGCGATTACATGCATTAATGGACCACCTTGAATTCCAGGGAAAATCGATTTATCGATTTTCTTCGCAAATTCCTCTTTACAAAGAATCATTCCACCACGAGGTCCACGCAAAGTTTTATGTGTAGTTGTTGTAACAAAGTCAGCATAAGGAACAGGATTTTGATGTAGTCCTGCTGCAACTAAGCCAGCAATATGAGCCATATCCACCATTAAATAGGCTCCAACCTCATCAGCAATCTCACGAAATTTCGCAAAATCGATTTCACGAGGATATGCACTTGCTCCAGCAACAATTAATTTAGGCTTATGTGCTAAAGCTTTTTCTCGAACATCTTCGTAATTAATATAATGTGTTTCTTTATCTACACCATATTCAATAAAATTATATTGAATACCGCTAAAGTTAACAGGGCTTCCATGTGTTAAATGACCACCATGAGACAAGTTCATCCCTAATACGGTATCACCATGCTCTAGAATAGTAAAATAAACCGCCATATTTGCTTGTGCACCTGAATGCGGCTGTACGTTTACATGCTCCGCACCGAAGATTTCTTTCGCGCGGTCGCGAGCAATATCTTCCACAATATCTACATATTCACATCCGCCGTAATAACGTTTGGCAGGATAACCCTCTGCATATTTATTGGTCAATACAGATCCTTGCGCTTCCATTACCGCTTCACTTACAAAGTTTTCTGACGCAATCAATTCAATTTTCGCTCTTTGGCGACCTAATTCTTGCTGTATTGCTTTAAAAACAAGTTCGTCTTGCTCTGCTAAATGCTTCATATGTAAATCCTCCCGACTATTTCTCTCTATTCCACCGTAAATCTGCCTCTATTCTATCATGTATATATTTTAAAAAGAAAGAGTT from Niallia sp. FSL W8-0635 carries:
- the upp gene encoding uracil phosphoribosyltransferase; translated protein: MAKVYVFDHPLIQHKLTYIRETQTGTKEFRELVDEVATLMAFEITRDMPLEEIEIETPVSKMKSKVLSGKKLGIVPILRAGIGMVDGVLKLIPAAKVGHIGLYRDPKTLKPVEYYVKLPSDVEERDFIVVDPMLATGGSAIEAIHSLKNRGGKNIKFMCLIAAPEGVEALKEAHPDVDIYIAALDEKLNEKGYIVPGLGDAGDRLFGTK
- the glyA gene encoding serine hydroxymethyltransferase → MKHLAEQDELVFKAIQQELGRQRAKIELIASENFVSEAVMEAQGSVLTNKYAEGYPAKRYYGGCEYVDIVEDIARDRAKEIFGAEHVNVQPHSGAQANMAVYFTILEHGDTVLGMNLSHGGHLTHGSPVNFSGIQYNFIEYGVDKETHYINYEDVREKALAHKPKLIVAGASAYPREIDFAKFREIADEVGAYLMVDMAHIAGLVAAGLHQNPVPYADFVTTTTHKTLRGPRGGMILCKEEFAKKIDKSIFPGIQGGPLMHVIAAKAVAFGEALQADFKEYAENIIANAKRLASGLQKEGLNLVSNGTDNHLLLVDLQSLGLSGKVAEHVLDEVGITVNKNTIPYDPASPFVTSGIRIGTAAVTSRGFDLEDMDEIASIIGFTLKNHEDNEKLAEAAQRVTALTSKFELYKQL